One Purpureocillium takamizusanense chromosome 1, complete sequence genomic window carries:
- a CDS encoding uncharacterized protein (COG:S~EggNog:ENOG503NX7A): MAPVLRPRQSLPQDKFSGYFSNLKSQAYTDPSSSRGAGTHSIRSIAWNPQGTLVATGSADKTLRVWNPEKPHVKFSTELKGHSASIEKVAFNPTKDAELCSVSSDGVVKFWDVRTKACFNEVRGLGDALSLVWAPDGQTLLVGNRDDVVFVLSPSQSTPVSSHQQPVQTNQISFCWGGEKAFLATGDGRTRILTYPGFEPVFNLNYGPEPREFKLHGHTSSCLTVELQPTARYVATGGSDSIISLWDTTDLICQRTLSGISGPVRSISTSGRRLVERFSTLPVLTFWPGFTFDGSYIVAGSDEGSGVEVYHVETGDHVHTFKTAGSSPVVAWAPTRYCLAYCDLGVLRIVGVDPDRK; this comes from the exons atggcgccggtgCTGAGGCCCAGGCAAAGCTTACCCCAGGATAAGTTCTCGGGGTACTTTTCCAACCTGAAGAGCCAGGCGTACACGGAtcccagctcgtcgagaggGGCCGGCACTCACAG CATACGATCTATTGCGTGGAACCCTCAAGGAACGCTCGTGGCAACGGGGTCGGCAGATAAGACGCTGCGCGTAT GGAACCCGGAGAAGCCACACGTCAAGTTCTCTACGGAGCTCAAGGGTCACTCGGCCTCGATTGAGAAGGTTGCGTTCAACCCGACAAAGGACGCCGAGCTGTGCAGCGtgagcagcgacggcgttgTCAAGTTCTGGGACGTGCGCACCAAGGCGTGCTTCAACGAAGTGCGAGGGCTGGGCGATGCGCTCAGCCTCGTGTGGGCTCCTGACGGGCAGACGCTGCTGGTTGGCAACCGGGACGatgtcgtcttcgtcctTTCGCCGTCACAGTCGACGCCGGTGTCGTCCCATCAGCAGCCGGTTCAGACGAACCAAATCAGCTTCTGCTGGGGCGGCGAAAAGGCCTTCCTGGCGACGGGAGACGGTCGGACACGGATACTGACGTACCCCGGTTTCGAGCCCGTCTTCAACCTCAACTACGGGCCTGAGCCGAGGGAGTTTAAGCTCCACGGCCACACGTCTTCGTGCCTCACGGTAGAGCTGCAGCCGACGGCGAGATATGTTGCGACGGGGGGGTCGGATTCCATCATCTCGCTGTGGGACACAACAGACTTGATCTGCCAGCGGACCTTGTCGGGGATATCGGGACCGGTAAGGAGTATCAGTACGtctggccgccgtcttgtCGAGCGTTTTTCCACGCTTCCTGTGTTGACTTTTTGGCCAGGTTTCACATTTGACGGCAGCTACATTGTTGCCGGGAGCGACGAAG ggagcggcgtcgaggtctATCACGTCGAAACGGGAGACCACGTGCACACCTTCAAGACAGCGGGCTCATCACCAGTGGTCGCATGGGCGCCGACACGCTACTGCCTGGCTTATTGCGATCTCGGCGTGCTGAGGATCGTTGGCGTCGATCCGGATCGCAAGTAA
- the RML2 gene encoding mitochondrial 54S ribosomal protein rml2 (COG:J~BUSCO:EOG09262X31~EggNog:ENOG503NUW1) translates to MNPQLRETTPTSTSDRTSTPQRLQLLPSQHPVDSRKSRVTMLQPRIPLAAVRRSFQLLTVSQPALRAYSSRSSTATPDSSESRTKSNANTGPQAAILRTYKPRTPGVRHLRRPINDHLWKGRPFLPLTIPKKGQGKGGRNVYGRITVRHRGGGAKRRIRTVDFERWRPGPHLVERIEYDPGRSAHIALVTEQATSRKSYIIAAEGLRAGDVVHSYRSGIPQDLLDSMGGIIDPGILAAKTAFRGNCLPIHLIPVGTQVFCVGSAPKRGAVFCRSAGTSATVVNKNEETKDDGTKVMTGKHVEVRLQSGEVRRVSKNACATVGVASNVHHHYRQLGKAGRSRWLGIRPTVRGVAMNKVDHPHGGGRGKSKGNRNPVTPWGRPTKSGYKTRRTHNVNKWVVTPRPRNHGKRRDKRSSKE, encoded by the exons ATGAACCCTCAGCTTCGCGAGACGACACCCACTTCAACTTCCGACCGCACCTCTACACCTCAGCGCCTGCAATTGTTGCCCAGTCAACATCCAGTTGACTCCAGGAAATCAAGAGTCACCATGTTGCAGCCACGGATCCCCTTGGCGGCTGTGCGCAGAAGCTTTCAGCTCCTGACggtcagccagccggccTTGCGCGCGTACTCGTCCCGAAGCTCTACAGCCACGCCCGACAGCAGCGAGAGCCGCACCAAGTCAAACGCGAATACAGGCCCGCAAGCGGCCATTCTGCGGACCTACAAGCCACGAACTCCCGGTGTGCGGCATCTTCGTCGCCCCATCAACGACCATCTCTGGAAAGGGCGCCCCTTCCTGCCCCTCACCATCCCCAAGAAGggccagggcaagggcggACGCAATGTCTATGGAAGGATCACAGTacggcatcgcggcggcggtgcgaaGCGGAGGATACGGACTGTTGATTTCGAGCGATGGAGGCCGGGGCCCCATCTTGTTGAGCGCATCGAGTACGATCCCGGTCGCAGCGCGCACATCGCGCTCGTCACGGAACAAGCAACTAGCCGCAAGTCGTACATCATCGCTGCTGAAGGGCTGAGGGCCGGCGACGTGGTGCACAGCTACAGGTCGGGGATCCCCCAAGACCTCTTGGACAGCAtgggcggcatcatcgacccCGGTATcttggcggcgaagacggcgttCCGCGGCAACTGCCTGCCAATCCACTTGATCCCCGTGGGCACGCAGGTGTTCTGCGTCGGATCCGCGCCGAAGCGCGGCGCGGTGTtctgccgcagcgccgggACATCGGCGACCGTGGTCAACAAGAACGAGGAgaccaaggacgacggcaCCAAGGTTATGACGGGCAAGCACGTTGAGGTGCGACTGCAAAGCGGCGAGGTGCGGCGTGTGAGCAAGAATGCGTGCGCAACCGTTGGCGTTGCTAGCAACGTCCACCATCACTACAGGCAGCTGGGCAAGGCTGGTCGCAGCCGATGGCTGGGCATCCGGCCCACAGTCCGTGGTGTCGCCATGAACAAAG TCGACCATCctcatggtggtggccgaggcAAGTCCAAGGGTAACCGCAATCCTGTGACGCCTTGGGGCCGACCT ACCAAGAGCGGCTACAAGACGCGCCGGACGCACAACGTCAACAAGTGGGTCGTAACTCCACGACCTCGCAACCACGGCAAGCGGAGAGACAAGAGGTCGTCCAAGGAGTAG
- the CLB2 gene encoding G2/mitotic-specific cyclin (EggNog:ENOG503NX52~COG:D), protein MTRAKSAALHVDEASMPVKGALQPKKSALNANNTGTQRSRAALGDVSNVGKANVTEGKKAAGGKVGLVSKAAHPTGVQKTRPASRAALSTKTSNAPESKRAGSGAGAIAGPKRKVAPSAVSRDENSVEPAEPARKKAHTAAEAKRVRAEAVEAKAKPAPPKVEEPKAAPAPPDNDDEEQPLDLDQEDLDDPLMVAEYANEIFEYLRDLEVKSIPNPQYMSHQDDLEWRTRGILVDWLIEVHTRFHLLPETLFLAVNIIDRFLSEKVVELDKLQLVGITAMFIASKYEEVLSPHVENFKRITDDGFSEAEILEAERFLLSTLNYDLSYPNPMNFLRRVSKADNYDIQSRTIGKYLMEISLLDHRFMAYRPSHCAAAAMYLARLMLDRGEWDKTIAHYAGYAEEEIEPVVELMVDYLARPVVHEAFFKKYASKKFLKASILARQWAKKNAELFGITDTELSLDQIS, encoded by the exons ATGACACGCGCCAAGTCGGCTGCTCtccacgtcgacgaagccAGCATGCCCGTCAAGGGTGCCCTGCAACCGAAGAAGTCGGCCTTGAACGCCAACAATACCGGAACCCAACGGAGTCGCGCCGCACTCGGCGATGTCAGCAATGTCGGCAAGGCAAATGTGACGGAGggcaagaaggcggccggTGGCAAGGTCGGATTGGTCTCCAAGGCTGCACACCCCACTGGAGTCCAAAAGACGCGTCCTGCGAGCCGTGCTGCCCTCAGCACCAAGACCTCCAACGCGCCGGAGAGCAAGAGGGCCGGATCTGGTGCCGGAGCCATCGCTGGACCCAAGCGAAAGGTCGCGCCATCGGCTGTCAGCAGGGACGAGAATAGCGTCGAGCCGGCCGAGCCCGCTCGCAAGAAGGCAcacacggccgccgaggccaagcgcGTTCGTGCTGAGGCagtcgaggccaaggccaagccggcgccgcccaaggtcgaggagcccAAGGCCGCACCGGCTCCccccgacaacgacgacgaggagcagcctCTTGATCTGGACCAGGAGGATCTCGACGACCCTCTGATGGTCGCCGAGTACGCCAATGAAATTTTTGAATACCTTCGCGATCTCGAGGTCAAGTCGATTCCCAACCCGCAATACATGTCGCACCAGGACGACCTGGAGTGGAGAACGCgtggcatcctcgtcgatTGGTTGATAGAGGTTCACACTCGCTTCCACCTGCTCCCGGAGACTCTCTTCCTTGCTGTCAACATCATCGATCGGTTCCTGTCCGAAAAAGTTGTCGAGCTGGACAAGCTTCAGCTCGTCGGCATCACGGCCATGTTCATCGCGTCAAAATACGAAGAGGTCCTGTCACCTCACGTCGAGAACTTCAAGCGCATCACAGACGACGGCTTCAGCGAAGCCGAGATCTTGGAGGCTGAGCGGTTTCTTCTCAGCACTCTCAACTACGACCTGAGCTACCCCAACCCCATGAACTTCCTCCGCCGGGTTTCGAAGGCGGACAACTATGACATCCAATCTCGGACCATCGGCAAGTACCTCATGGAGATCAGCCTCCTAGATCATCGTTTCATGGCCTACCGGCCAAGCcactgcgcggcggccgccatgtACCTGGCCCGGCTGATGCTGGACCGAGGCGAATGG GACAAGACAATTGCACACTACGCCGGCTatgccgaggaggagattgagCCTGTAGTCGAGCTCATGGTCGACTATCTTGCACGCCCGGTCGTGCACGAAGCCTTTTTCAAGAAGTATGCCAGCAAGAAGTTCCTCAAAG CTTCTATTCTCGCCCGGCAATGGGCCAAGAAGAATGCGGAGCTTTTCGGGATCACGGATACCGAACTGTCGCTTGATCAAATCTCATGA
- the CLB2 gene encoding G2/mitotic-specific cyclin, variant 2 (EggNog:ENOG503NX52~COG:D) has translation MSQRRRLPFLNSRSPTSFCPSSPFILDALSTDPSCYVAARSPALLYVLVTSAARLSNMPGRPATRGRVVSDENDSTRIMTRAKSAALHVDEASMPVKGALQPKKSALNANNTGTQRSRAALGDVSNVGKANVTEGKKAAGGKVGLVSKAAHPTGVQKTRPASRAALSTKTSNAPESKRAGSGAGAIAGPKRKVAPSAVSRDENSVEPAEPARKKAHTAAEAKRVRAEAVEAKAKPAPPKVEEPKAAPAPPDNDDEEQPLDLDQEDLDDPLMVAEYANEIFEYLRDLEVKSIPNPQYMSHQDDLEWRTRGILVDWLIEVHTRFHLLPETLFLAVNIIDRFLSEKVVELDKLQLVGITAMFIASKYEEVLSPHVENFKRITDDGFSEAEILEAERFLLSTLNYDLSYPNPMNFLRRVSKADNYDIQSRTIGKYLMEISLLDHRFMAYRPSHCAAAAMYLARLMLDRGEWDKTIAHYAGYAEEEIEPVVELMVDYLARPVVHEAFFKKYASKKFLKASILARQWAKKNAELFGITDTELSLDQIS, from the exons ATGTctcagcggcgccgactgcCTTTTCTTAATTCGCGATCCCCGACCTCTTTctgtccttcttctccgttCATTCTCGACGCGTTGTCGACTGACCCATCCTGTTACGTTGCAGCTCGGTCACCGGCATTACTATATGTTCTAGTCACATCCGCTGCTAGACTTTCCAATATGCCT GGCCGTCCTGCCACACGAGGACGTGTCGTGTCAGACGAGAACGACTCGACGCGTATCATGACACGCGCCAAGTCGGCTGCTCtccacgtcgacgaagccAGCATGCCCGTCAAGGGTGCCCTGCAACCGAAGAAGTCGGCCTTGAACGCCAACAATACCGGAACCCAACGGAGTCGCGCCGCACTCGGCGATGTCAGCAATGTCGGCAAGGCAAATGTGACGGAGggcaagaaggcggccggTGGCAAGGTCGGATTGGTCTCCAAGGCTGCACACCCCACTGGAGTCCAAAAGACGCGTCCTGCGAGCCGTGCTGCCCTCAGCACCAAGACCTCCAACGCGCCGGAGAGCAAGAGGGCCGGATCTGGTGCCGGAGCCATCGCTGGACCCAAGCGAAAGGTCGCGCCATCGGCTGTCAGCAGGGACGAGAATAGCGTCGAGCCGGCCGAGCCCGCTCGCAAGAAGGCAcacacggccgccgaggccaagcgcGTTCGTGCTGAGGCagtcgaggccaaggccaagccggcgccgcccaaggtcgaggagcccAAGGCCGCACCGGCTCCccccgacaacgacgacgaggagcagcctCTTGATCTGGACCAGGAGGATCTCGACGACCCTCTGATGGTCGCCGAGTACGCCAATGAAATTTTTGAATACCTTCGCGATCTCGAGGTCAAGTCGATTCCCAACCCGCAATACATGTCGCACCAGGACGACCTGGAGTGGAGAACGCgtggcatcctcgtcgatTGGTTGATAGAGGTTCACACTCGCTTCCACCTGCTCCCGGAGACTCTCTTCCTTGCTGTCAACATCATCGATCGGTTCCTGTCCGAAAAAGTTGTCGAGCTGGACAAGCTTCAGCTCGTCGGCATCACGGCCATGTTCATCGCGTCAAAATACGAAGAGGTCCTGTCACCTCACGTCGAGAACTTCAAGCGCATCACAGACGACGGCTTCAGCGAAGCCGAGATCTTGGAGGCTGAGCGGTTTCTTCTCAGCACTCTCAACTACGACCTGAGCTACCCCAACCCCATGAACTTCCTCCGCCGGGTTTCGAAGGCGGACAACTATGACATCCAATCTCGGACCATCGGCAAGTACCTCATGGAGATCAGCCTCCTAGATCATCGTTTCATGGCCTACCGGCCAAGCcactgcgcggcggccgccatgtACCTGGCCCGGCTGATGCTGGACCGAGGCGAATGG GACAAGACAATTGCACACTACGCCGGCTatgccgaggaggagattgagCCTGTAGTCGAGCTCATGGTCGACTATCTTGCACGCCCGGTCGTGCACGAAGCCTTTTTCAAGAAGTATGCCAGCAAGAAGTTCCTCAAAG CTTCTATTCTCGCCCGGCAATGGGCCAAGAAGAATGCGGAGCTTTTCGGGATCACGGATACCGAACTGTCGCTTGATCAAATCTCATGA
- the RML2 gene encoding mitochondrial 54S ribosomal protein rml2, variant 2 (COG:J~EggNog:ENOG503NUW1), whose amino-acid sequence MNPQLRETTPTSTSDRTSTPQRLQLLPSQHPVDSRKSRVTMLQPRIPLAAVRRSFQLLTVSQPALRAYSSRSSTATPDSSESRTKSNANTGPQAAILRTYKPRTPGVRHLRRPINDHLWKGRPFLPLTIPKKGQGKGGRNVYGRITVRHRGGGAKRRIRTVDFERWRPGPHLVERIEYDPGRSAHIALVTEQATSRKSYIIAAEGLRAGDVVHSYRSGIPQDLLDSMGGIIDPGILAAKTAFRGNCLPIHLIPVGTQVFCVGSAPKRGAVFCRSAGTSATVVNKNEETKDDGTKVMTGKHVEVRLQSGEVRRVSKNACATVGVASNVHHHYRQLGKAGRSRWLGIRPTVRGVAMNKVDHPHGGGRGKSKGNRNPVTPWGRPVSQVS is encoded by the exons ATGAACCCTCAGCTTCGCGAGACGACACCCACTTCAACTTCCGACCGCACCTCTACACCTCAGCGCCTGCAATTGTTGCCCAGTCAACATCCAGTTGACTCCAGGAAATCAAGAGTCACCATGTTGCAGCCACGGATCCCCTTGGCGGCTGTGCGCAGAAGCTTTCAGCTCCTGACggtcagccagccggccTTGCGCGCGTACTCGTCCCGAAGCTCTACAGCCACGCCCGACAGCAGCGAGAGCCGCACCAAGTCAAACGCGAATACAGGCCCGCAAGCGGCCATTCTGCGGACCTACAAGCCACGAACTCCCGGTGTGCGGCATCTTCGTCGCCCCATCAACGACCATCTCTGGAAAGGGCGCCCCTTCCTGCCCCTCACCATCCCCAAGAAGggccagggcaagggcggACGCAATGTCTATGGAAGGATCACAGTacggcatcgcggcggcggtgcgaaGCGGAGGATACGGACTGTTGATTTCGAGCGATGGAGGCCGGGGCCCCATCTTGTTGAGCGCATCGAGTACGATCCCGGTCGCAGCGCGCACATCGCGCTCGTCACGGAACAAGCAACTAGCCGCAAGTCGTACATCATCGCTGCTGAAGGGCTGAGGGCCGGCGACGTGGTGCACAGCTACAGGTCGGGGATCCCCCAAGACCTCTTGGACAGCAtgggcggcatcatcgacccCGGTATcttggcggcgaagacggcgttCCGCGGCAACTGCCTGCCAATCCACTTGATCCCCGTGGGCACGCAGGTGTTCTGCGTCGGATCCGCGCCGAAGCGCGGCGCGGTGTtctgccgcagcgccgggACATCGGCGACCGTGGTCAACAAGAACGAGGAgaccaaggacgacggcaCCAAGGTTATGACGGGCAAGCACGTTGAGGTGCGACTGCAAAGCGGCGAGGTGCGGCGTGTGAGCAAGAATGCGTGCGCAACCGTTGGCGTTGCTAGCAACGTCCACCATCACTACAGGCAGCTGGGCAAGGCTGGTCGCAGCCGATGGCTGGGCATCCGGCCCACAGTCCGTGGTGTCGCCATGAACAAAG TCGACCATCctcatggtggtggccgaggcAAGTCCAAGGGTAACCGCAATCCTGTGACGCCTTGGGGCCGACCTGTAAGTCAAGTATCATGA